A single genomic interval of Agarivorans aestuarii harbors:
- a CDS encoding ATP-binding protein, giving the protein MDNNNNTPRVENSGLWQKLALNKGTNSLSLRMLSYILICSTLLALIITLIQLRYDYKQDVQVIEKSIDQIEVSFLQPIAASLWNLDEEQVEVQIEGIMNLPNMQYVLVKEILGSSEVPLLARGRSADRYDLSQEFELIYQGEMVGKLFVAASLEQVYERLWQKAMLILISQTVKTLVVSIGILFIIYYVIVRHLNTIVEYTRNLDLDNLGAPLKIDTGNKTRNDELGELVNTLNQMTQKIDHEFDQKLKATEQLAHERDFSATVINASNAVIVTLDNQLNVLTANPAGVMLTGFHQEELEGQNWLSVFIDNDMREKIETDLRQLRVIQDQELTLTDQANNQYTLLWTFVPFYEGNHVSRMIAFGYDVTPLKRVEKEIKELNDELEQKVQSRTERLEESNLQLASAFDKLKNAQQSLVEAEKMASLGGLVAGVAHEINTPIGISVTAASYLQEQGNQLEKNIESGKLSRKFMEELIQNLNQSTELLLNNLRRASDLISSFKQVAVDQSSEACYTFNLNENVNQVITSLGHKIRRSGCEIVVDCDDDLELYSFPGSFTQIYSNLILNSVKHGFEGWEGDKRIDISIHREDDQLHIDYRDSGRGVDNNIAQRIFDPFVTSKRGQGGSGLGTHIVYNLVVQLLKGHIAFDSKPDEGVHFSIRLPYQAQKAD; this is encoded by the coding sequence ATGGACAATAATAACAATACACCACGAGTTGAAAACTCAGGGCTGTGGCAAAAATTAGCCTTAAACAAAGGTACTAACAGCCTGTCATTACGGATGCTGTCCTACATCCTTATCTGTTCTACCCTGCTTGCCCTTATCATCACTCTCATCCAACTTCGTTACGACTACAAACAAGACGTACAAGTTATTGAAAAAAGCATTGATCAAATTGAAGTGAGCTTTTTGCAGCCAATTGCTGCCAGTTTATGGAACCTTGATGAAGAGCAAGTAGAAGTGCAAATTGAGGGCATTATGAACCTGCCCAATATGCAATATGTGCTAGTGAAAGAGATCCTTGGTTCATCTGAAGTTCCTTTGCTAGCGCGCGGCCGCTCTGCTGATCGTTACGACTTATCCCAAGAATTTGAGCTTATCTATCAAGGTGAAATGGTAGGTAAGCTGTTTGTGGCAGCCTCACTAGAGCAGGTTTATGAGCGCTTGTGGCAAAAAGCTATGCTGATTTTAATCAGCCAAACCGTGAAAACCTTAGTAGTTTCTATTGGTATTTTGTTCATCATTTATTACGTGATTGTGCGCCACCTAAATACCATTGTGGAGTACACCCGCAACCTTGACCTAGATAACTTAGGCGCACCGTTAAAAATTGATACTGGCAATAAAACGCGTAACGATGAGTTAGGAGAACTGGTTAATACCCTTAACCAAATGACCCAGAAGATCGACCACGAATTTGACCAAAAACTCAAAGCCACTGAACAGTTGGCGCATGAGCGCGACTTCTCCGCCACGGTAATCAACGCCAGTAACGCGGTTATTGTTACTCTCGATAATCAACTTAATGTACTCACCGCTAACCCTGCGGGGGTAATGCTCACCGGTTTCCACCAAGAAGAATTAGAAGGACAGAATTGGCTAAGCGTATTCATTGATAATGACATGCGCGAGAAAATTGAAACCGATTTACGCCAACTGCGGGTTATTCAAGACCAAGAGTTAACCCTTACCGACCAAGCCAACAATCAATACACCCTACTATGGACCTTTGTGCCTTTTTACGAGGGCAACCATGTATCACGAATGATCGCCTTTGGTTACGACGTAACCCCTCTCAAACGCGTTGAGAAAGAGATTAAAGAGCTCAACGATGAGCTTGAGCAAAAAGTGCAATCTCGTACCGAGCGGCTAGAAGAAAGTAACCTGCAATTAGCCAGTGCCTTCGACAAGCTTAAAAACGCTCAGCAATCACTGGTTGAAGCAGAAAAAATGGCATCACTGGGTGGCTTAGTGGCTGGCGTTGCCCACGAGATTAATACGCCGATTGGTATTAGTGTAACAGCCGCCTCTTACTTGCAAGAGCAAGGTAACCAATTAGAGAAGAATATTGAGAGCGGAAAACTAAGCCGCAAGTTTATGGAAGAGTTGATTCAAAACCTCAACCAATCTACCGAATTACTGCTTAACAACTTAAGACGTGCATCCGATCTTATCAGCAGCTTCAAACAAGTGGCGGTAGACCAAAGCTCCGAGGCTTGTTACACCTTTAACCTTAACGAAAATGTTAACCAAGTAATCACTTCCTTAGGCCACAAAATTAGACGTTCGGGCTGTGAGATAGTGGTTGATTGTGATGACGACTTAGAGCTTTACAGCTTCCCTGGGAGCTTTACTCAAATCTATTCCAACTTGATTTTAAACTCAGTTAAACACGGCTTTGAAGGCTGGGAAGGTGATAAACGTATCGACATTTCCATTCACCGAGAAGACGACCAATTGCATATCGACTACCGCGACTCGGGACGCGGCGTTGATAACAATATTGCCCAACGTATTTTTGACCCCTTTGTCACCTCAAAACGAGGCCAAGGCGGCAGTGGTTTAGGCACACACATTGTCTACAACCTAGTGGTTCAACTGCTTAAAGGGCACATTGCTTTTGATAGCAAACCTGATGAAGGGGTGCACTTTTCTATCCGCTTGCCTTACCAAGCGCAAAAAGCTGATTAA
- the prlC gene encoding oligopeptidase A, whose protein sequence is MSNPLLDLPGLPPFSKIKPEHVQPAVEQVIEECRTTIDDVLKHSSPSWQNFILPLDEVNDRLSRLWSPVSHCNSVVNSQELREAYEACLPLLSEYSTFVGQHKGLYQAYKQLAGSDAFASYNLAQQKSISDALRDFELSGIGLEAEQQSRYGEIVKRLSELSSQFSNNVLDATLAWQKQITDVNDLAGLPESALAAAKQAAEAKELDGYLLTLEFPSYLPVMTYADKRELREEMYRAFSTRASEQASTDEKFDNTVIIDEELELRSELAKLLGFDSYADKSLATKMAESPSQVLGFLNDLAERSKPQAELELAELEAFAKEQHQVSELAAWDMAYYSEKLKQHTYAISDEQLRPYFPEDKVLGGLFEVVKRLFKVEVSEKQNVDTWHSDVRFFEISDQSGELRGSFYLDLYAREHKRGGAWMDGCIDRRIDAKGELIKPVAYLTCNFNKPVGDKPALFTHDEVITLFHEFGHGIHHMLTKVDEAAVSGINGVAWDAVELPSQFLENWCWQSDALAFISGHYETGQPLPQALLDKMLAARNFQSAMTMVRQLEFSLFDFRLHHEPANGRSVLDLLNEVRAQVSVIKPPSFNRFQNSFSHIFAGGYSAGYYSYKWAEVLSADAFSKFEDEGIFNPDTGLHFLSNILEKGGSQEPMELFKAFRGREPKVDALLRHSGIAA, encoded by the coding sequence ATGAGTAACCCTTTACTTGATTTACCTGGATTACCGCCGTTTAGCAAAATTAAACCTGAACATGTGCAGCCTGCTGTAGAGCAAGTGATTGAGGAATGCCGCACCACCATTGACGATGTGCTCAAGCACTCAAGCCCAAGCTGGCAAAACTTCATTCTGCCTTTGGATGAAGTAAATGATCGCCTTAGTCGCCTATGGTCACCGGTGAGCCATTGTAACTCGGTAGTGAATAGCCAAGAGTTGCGCGAAGCCTATGAAGCCTGTTTGCCCTTGTTGTCGGAATACAGCACTTTTGTTGGCCAACATAAAGGTTTGTATCAAGCCTACAAACAACTCGCCGGTAGCGATGCCTTCGCTAGTTATAATCTAGCCCAGCAAAAATCGATTAGTGATGCATTACGGGACTTTGAATTGTCGGGCATTGGTTTAGAAGCCGAGCAGCAAAGCCGTTATGGTGAGATTGTGAAGCGCTTGTCTGAGCTATCTTCACAGTTTTCTAATAATGTATTGGATGCCACTTTAGCTTGGCAAAAACAGATTACCGATGTAAATGACCTCGCCGGTCTGCCAGAGTCTGCTTTAGCTGCCGCTAAACAAGCCGCAGAAGCCAAAGAACTTGATGGCTACTTGCTGACTTTAGAATTTCCGAGCTACCTGCCAGTAATGACTTATGCCGACAAGCGAGAGCTGCGCGAAGAAATGTACCGCGCTTTTAGCACCCGCGCCTCGGAACAAGCAAGTACCGATGAAAAGTTCGATAACACCGTGATTATTGATGAAGAACTAGAGCTGCGTAGTGAGTTAGCTAAGCTGCTCGGTTTTGATAGTTACGCCGACAAATCTTTAGCCACTAAAATGGCGGAATCACCCTCTCAAGTATTGGGCTTCTTAAATGACCTGGCCGAGCGCTCTAAGCCACAAGCTGAGCTCGAATTAGCCGAGCTAGAAGCCTTTGCCAAAGAACAACATCAAGTCTCAGAGCTAGCTGCTTGGGACATGGCCTATTACTCTGAGAAACTAAAACAACATACTTACGCTATTTCTGATGAACAGTTACGCCCTTACTTCCCTGAAGACAAGGTACTAGGCGGTTTGTTCGAAGTGGTTAAACGCCTATTTAAGGTTGAGGTAAGCGAGAAGCAAAACGTAGATACTTGGCATTCTGACGTACGCTTTTTTGAAATTAGCGACCAAAGCGGTGAGCTGCGCGGTTCTTTCTATCTAGATTTATATGCTCGCGAACACAAACGTGGCGGCGCTTGGATGGACGGCTGCATAGACCGCCGTATCGACGCCAAGGGTGAGCTGATTAAGCCAGTGGCGTATTTAACCTGTAACTTCAATAAACCGGTAGGTGACAAGCCAGCGCTATTTACTCACGATGAAGTGATTACTCTGTTCCATGAGTTTGGTCACGGTATTCACCATATGCTTACCAAAGTTGATGAAGCGGCGGTATCGGGGATTAATGGTGTAGCTTGGGACGCCGTAGAGCTACCTAGCCAGTTTTTAGAAAACTGGTGCTGGCAAAGCGACGCGCTTGCCTTTATCTCGGGCCATTACGAAACTGGCCAGCCACTGCCACAAGCCTTGTTAGATAAAATGCTAGCGGCGCGTAACTTCCAATCAGCGATGACCATGGTTCGCCAGCTGGAGTTTTCACTATTCGATTTTCGTTTACACCACGAGCCAGCCAATGGTCGCAGTGTATTGGATCTGCTTAATGAAGTTCGTGCTCAAGTTTCGGTGATTAAGCCACCTAGCTTTAATCGCTTCCAAAACAGCTTTAGCCATATTTTTGCTGGCGGTTACAGCGCGGGTTACTACAGCTACAAGTGGGCCGAAGTATTGTCTGCCGATGCCTTCTCGAAATTTGAAGATGAAGGTATCTTTAACCCAGACACTGGCCTGCACTTCTTGAGCAATATTCTTGAGAAAGGTGGCTCGCAAGAACCTATGGAATTGTTTAAAGCCTTTAGGGGCCGTGAGCCAAAAGTTGATGCTTTATTGCGTCACTCTGGCATCGCAGCCTAA
- a CDS encoding mechanosensitive ion channel family protein produces the protein MFEEFAQWLEQEQAQLATSNWLFDVFVVLSITLVAFLVWRVLASRMSRLTEKTKTVWDDAIWFSLWKPINWMIAVVGLSLVAVAFANALDSDFKPYIPIIRQVMVVFMVAWAAMRFVRRAEEQLIVVGKDKTTVQAVAKLCRAAVIILFLLAVFQTLGFSISGVLAFGGMGGLIVGMAAKDLLANFFGALLVYFDKPFKVGDWIRSPDRSIEGTVENIGWRVTKIRTFDKRPLYVPNSIFSSIAVENPSRMSHRRIKETIGLRYDDADKVSKVVADVENMLRNHPEIDTNQTLMVNFDSFNASSLDFFIYTFTKTTNWVKYHEVKQDVLNQIVQIVAANGAEFAFPTRTLHLNTSPADLEA, from the coding sequence ATGTTTGAAGAATTTGCCCAGTGGTTAGAGCAGGAGCAAGCTCAGCTAGCCACGTCTAATTGGTTATTTGATGTATTTGTAGTGTTAAGCATTACGCTAGTGGCCTTTTTGGTTTGGCGTGTTTTGGCCTCACGCATGAGCCGTTTAACCGAGAAAACTAAAACTGTCTGGGATGACGCTATTTGGTTTTCACTTTGGAAACCGATTAACTGGATGATTGCGGTGGTGGGGTTGTCATTAGTGGCAGTAGCCTTTGCTAATGCCTTGGATTCAGACTTTAAACCTTATATTCCCATTATTCGCCAAGTGATGGTGGTATTCATGGTTGCTTGGGCGGCGATGCGCTTTGTGCGCAGAGCCGAAGAGCAGCTGATCGTGGTGGGGAAAGACAAAACCACTGTGCAGGCAGTGGCTAAGTTATGCCGCGCAGCAGTGATCATTCTATTTTTACTCGCGGTATTTCAAACTCTTGGCTTTAGTATTTCTGGGGTATTGGCCTTTGGCGGCATGGGCGGCCTTATTGTTGGTATGGCTGCTAAAGACTTACTGGCTAATTTCTTTGGTGCCCTATTGGTCTACTTTGACAAGCCTTTTAAGGTGGGCGATTGGATCCGTTCCCCCGATCGCAGCATTGAAGGTACGGTTGAAAACATAGGCTGGCGAGTAACCAAAATTCGCACCTTCGACAAACGCCCTTTGTATGTGCCTAACTCAATTTTTTCTAGCATTGCGGTAGAAAACCCTAGCCGCATGAGTCATCGCCGAATTAAGGAAACTATTGGTTTACGTTATGACGATGCTGACAAGGTGAGCAAGGTGGTGGCTGATGTAGAAAATATGCTGCGTAATCATCCAGAAATCGATACCAATCAAACCCTGATGGTGAACTTTGATAGCTTTAATGCATCCTCACTCGACTTCTTCATTTACACCTTTACTAAAACCACCAACTGGGTGAAGTATCACGAAGTGAAGCAAGACGTATTAAATCAGATTGTGCAGATTGTTGCGGCCAACGGCGCCGAATTTGCCTTCCCTACTCGAACCTTGCACTTAAACACTAGCCCGGCAGATCTAGAAGCCTAA
- a CDS encoding branched-chain amino acid ABC transporter substrate-binding protein gives MTKWTKSASGVAVSLALFGAATFAQAADTIKVAIAGPVTGPVAQYGDMQFAGGGIAVELLNQAGALTGKQIEAVVYDDACEPKQAVAVANKIINDGVKYVIGHLCSGATQPASDVYEDEGVLMITPASTNPDITTRDYQLIFRTIGLDSDQGPTAARYIINAVKPERVAVIHDKQQYGEGIATSVKNELEAAGTKVVAFEGVTAGDKDFSALIAKLKKENVDFVYYGGYHPELGLILRQSSEKGLKATFMGPEGVGNKDISAIAGAASEGLLVTLPKKYDLDPANKPVVDALVKNGDDPTGPFVWTAFAAMQSIVAGVNAAGDDPEAVAEFLRGNTVETVMGPLQWDAKGDLKGFDFGVFTWHADGSSSAAK, from the coding sequence ATGACTAAATGGACAAAATCAGCTTCAGGGGTAGCGGTATCGCTAGCTCTATTCGGCGCTGCTACTTTCGCACAAGCGGCAGACACAATTAAAGTGGCAATTGCTGGCCCAGTAACGGGCCCAGTAGCGCAATACGGTGACATGCAATTTGCTGGTGGCGGTATTGCTGTAGAACTGCTTAACCAAGCTGGCGCCTTAACTGGCAAGCAAATTGAAGCAGTGGTTTACGATGATGCTTGTGAGCCAAAACAAGCCGTGGCCGTGGCCAACAAAATCATTAACGATGGTGTTAAATACGTCATTGGTCACCTTTGTTCAGGTGCGACTCAGCCAGCGTCTGACGTATATGAAGATGAAGGTGTATTGATGATTACCCCTGCTTCTACCAACCCAGACATCACCACCCGTGATTACCAACTTATTTTCCGCACCATTGGTTTAGACAGCGACCAAGGTCCAACTGCCGCACGTTATATCATCAATGCGGTTAAACCTGAGCGTGTAGCGGTAATTCACGATAAGCAACAATACGGTGAAGGTATTGCTACTTCTGTGAAAAATGAGCTAGAAGCTGCTGGCACTAAAGTTGTGGCTTTTGAAGGTGTAACAGCCGGTGATAAAGACTTCTCAGCACTAATTGCTAAGTTGAAGAAAGAGAACGTAGATTTTGTTTACTACGGTGGTTACCACCCAGAGCTAGGTTTGATTCTTCGTCAGTCTTCAGAAAAAGGCCTAAAAGCCACTTTTATGGGGCCGGAAGGTGTGGGTAACAAAGATATTTCTGCGATTGCTGGTGCAGCTTCAGAAGGTCTATTGGTTACGCTTCCTAAGAAATACGACTTAGATCCTGCCAACAAACCAGTGGTAGATGCTTTAGTTAAAAATGGCGACGATCCTACTGGTCCATTCGTATGGACAGCCTTTGCTGCCATGCAAAGTATTGTTGCTGGCGTAAATGCTGCGGGTGATGATCCAGAAGCTGTAGCCGAATTCCTACGTGGAAACACCGTTGAAACGGTTATGGGCCCACTACAGTGGGACGCTAAAGGCGACCTTAAAGGCTTCGACTTTGGTGTATTCACTTGGCACGCTGACGGTTCTTCATCAGCAGCTAAGTAA
- the livH gene encoding high-affinity branched-chain amino acid ABC transporter permease LivH has product MSEQFFYFFQQLVNGLTIGSTYALIAIGYTMVYGIIGMINFAHGEVYMIGSYVAFIVLAALALMGLDSLPILLFGAFAISIIITSAYGWTIEKIAYRPVRGGNRLIALISAIGMSIFLQNLVRLSQGSRDIAMPSLITGGWTFGPEDGFNLTISYMQLVIFVVTFVTMIALTTFITHSRMGRACRACSEDIGMANLLGIDTNKVISLTFVIGAALAAVAGVLLGIYYGVINPYIGFMAGLKAFTAAVLGGIGSIPGAVVGGLLLGITEAITAGYFSTEYKDVVSFGLLCFVLLFMPTGLLGKPEVEKV; this is encoded by the coding sequence ATGTCTGAGCAATTTTTCTATTTCTTTCAGCAGCTAGTTAATGGTTTAACCATTGGTAGCACCTACGCACTTATCGCCATTGGTTACACCATGGTGTACGGCATTATCGGCATGATTAACTTCGCTCATGGTGAAGTGTATATGATCGGTAGTTACGTCGCGTTTATCGTGTTAGCTGCATTGGCCTTAATGGGCCTAGATTCCTTACCTATTTTGTTATTTGGTGCGTTTGCAATAAGCATCATTATTACCAGCGCCTATGGCTGGACCATTGAAAAGATCGCCTATCGGCCAGTGCGCGGCGGTAATCGCCTAATTGCGCTCATTTCGGCCATTGGTATGTCTATCTTCTTGCAGAACTTGGTGCGACTGTCGCAGGGCAGCCGAGACATTGCCATGCCCAGTTTAATTACTGGTGGTTGGACATTTGGTCCAGAAGACGGCTTTAACCTAACTATTTCCTACATGCAGTTAGTTATTTTTGTAGTGACCTTTGTCACCATGATTGCACTAACCACCTTCATTACTCACTCGCGCATGGGACGTGCCTGTCGCGCTTGTTCTGAAGACATAGGCATGGCTAACTTATTGGGTATCGATACCAATAAAGTTATCTCTCTCACCTTTGTGATTGGTGCTGCATTGGCGGCAGTAGCGGGTGTGCTATTGGGTATTTATTACGGTGTAATCAACCCTTACATTGGCTTTATGGCAGGCTTAAAAGCCTTTACTGCAGCGGTATTGGGCGGCATTGGTTCTATTCCTGGTGCAGTGGTAGGTGGTTTGTTGTTAGGCATTACAGAGGCAATTACCGCAGGTTACTTTAGTACCGAATACAAAGATGTAGTGTCGTTTGGTTTGCTCTGTTTTGTATTGCTATTTATGCCGACAGGTTTACTCGGTAAGCCGGAGGTTGAGAAAGTATGA
- a CDS encoding high-affinity branched-chain amino acid ABC transporter permease LivM has translation MSKLNLSGALISTITFMLLAGWLLGIRMEPSSSGLNLALADEGHLKWLFIGMAAVFVSQLLHPLLFKKKVAKAPSKGFNFKLPSPEQNPKAYRLLVSFALAGAIIWPFMVSRGSVDLATLTLIYVMLGLGLNVVVGLAGLLDLGYVGFYAVGAYTYALLSADGFGFWICLPIAGGMAALFGFLLGFPVLRLRGDYLAIVTLGFGEIIRLMLNNLTHLTGGPNGISGIPKPTLFGLEFNRRLKGEGFDTFHNFFGISYNSQYKVIFLYLMALLLVVLTVIVINRLLRMPIGRAWEALREDEIACRSLGLNPTVVKLSAFTIGAAFAGFAGSFFAARQGFISPESFTFIESAIILAIVVLGGMGSQIGVVLAAIIMTVLPEMAREFNEYRMLMFGLMMVFMMVWRPQGLLPMSRPHIELKEEAKA, from the coding sequence ATGAGTAAGCTCAATCTCTCTGGTGCATTAATTTCTACCATCACTTTTATGCTGTTGGCCGGCTGGCTATTGGGCATTCGTATGGAGCCAAGCAGCAGTGGTTTAAATTTGGCTTTGGCCGATGAAGGTCATTTGAAATGGTTATTCATTGGCATGGCGGCAGTATTTGTTAGCCAGTTACTTCATCCGCTGTTATTTAAGAAGAAAGTCGCAAAAGCCCCAAGCAAGGGTTTTAACTTTAAACTGCCTAGTCCTGAGCAAAACCCAAAGGCTTATCGCTTGCTGGTGTCTTTTGCCTTAGCTGGCGCAATTATTTGGCCCTTTATGGTAAGCCGTGGCTCAGTGGATTTGGCCACGCTAACCCTTATTTACGTGATGCTAGGTTTAGGCCTTAACGTGGTGGTTGGCTTAGCCGGCTTACTGGATTTAGGTTACGTAGGCTTCTACGCAGTGGGTGCTTATACCTATGCGCTGCTAAGTGCCGACGGCTTTGGTTTTTGGATTTGCTTGCCTATTGCCGGTGGTATGGCCGCTCTATTTGGTTTCTTGCTGGGATTCCCTGTATTGCGCCTGCGCGGCGACTACCTCGCCATTGTGACTTTGGGTTTTGGTGAAATCATCCGTCTGATGCTGAACAACTTAACTCATCTTACCGGCGGCCCAAATGGGATCAGTGGTATTCCTAAACCTACCTTGTTTGGTTTGGAGTTTAACCGCCGTTTGAAAGGCGAGGGGTTTGATACCTTCCATAACTTTTTTGGCATTAGTTACAACTCCCAATACAAAGTGATTTTCTTGTATTTAATGGCTCTATTACTGGTAGTGCTAACGGTGATTGTGATTAACCGTTTATTAAGAATGCCAATTGGCCGCGCATGGGAAGCACTTCGCGAGGACGAAATTGCCTGTCGCTCATTAGGCTTAAATCCTACCGTGGTTAAACTGAGTGCCTTTACTATTGGTGCTGCGTTTGCTGGCTTTGCCGGAAGCTTTTTTGCGGCTCGCCAAGGCTTTATTAGCCCCGAGTCTTTCACCTTCATTGAATCGGCAATTATATTGGCGATTGTGGTGCTGGGCGGTATGGGCTCGCAAATTGGTGTAGTACTAGCAGCAATTATTATGACGGTACTGCCAGAGATGGCGCGTGAATTTAACGAATACCGCATGTTGATGTTTGGTTTGATGATGGTATTTATGATGGTTTGGCGACCACAGGGCTTATTGCCAATGTCTCGTCCTCATATTGAGTTAAAAGAGGAGGCCAAGGCATGA
- the livG gene encoding high-affinity branched-chain amino acid ABC transporter ATP-binding protein LivG, with the protein MSTLLDVNGLTMRFGGLLAVNNVALQLNEKEVVSVIGPNGAGKTTVFNCLTGFYKPTAGQILYRGEALQGLAGHQIARKGVVRTFQHVRLFKDMSVVENLLVAQHRHLNTNFLAGLLKTPSFKKSEADALAFAEYWLEKVDLKEFANRKAGNLAYGQQRRLEIARCMVTRPEILMLDEPAAGLNPKETDDLDRLIMDLRDNENVSVLLIEHDMKLVMGISDRIYVVNQGCPLANGTPEEIRNNPEVIKAYLGEF; encoded by the coding sequence ATGAGTACTTTATTAGATGTAAATGGCCTTACCATGCGTTTTGGTGGCTTATTGGCGGTAAACAATGTTGCCCTTCAGCTAAACGAAAAAGAAGTGGTATCGGTTATTGGCCCAAATGGGGCAGGTAAAACCACGGTATTTAACTGCTTAACCGGTTTTTACAAACCAACTGCCGGACAAATTCTTTATCGCGGTGAAGCGCTACAAGGTTTAGCGGGTCATCAAATTGCCCGTAAAGGCGTGGTGCGTACCTTCCAACACGTTCGTTTATTTAAAGATATGAGCGTGGTAGAAAACTTATTAGTAGCACAGCATCGCCACCTTAATACCAACTTTTTAGCGGGTTTGTTAAAAACGCCAAGCTTTAAGAAAAGTGAAGCCGATGCCTTAGCCTTTGCTGAATATTGGCTTGAGAAGGTTGATCTCAAAGAGTTTGCCAATCGCAAAGCCGGCAATTTGGCTTATGGTCAGCAGCGCCGCTTAGAGATTGCCCGTTGCATGGTAACGCGTCCAGAAATTTTGATGCTTGATGAGCCTGCCGCTGGTTTAAACCCTAAGGAAACCGACGATCTAGATCGCTTGATTATGGACTTGCGTGACAATGAAAATGTATCGGTATTGCTGATTGAGCACGACATGAAGTTGGTGATGGGCATATCAGATCGTATTTACGTGGTTAATCAAGGCTGTCCTTTAGCCAACGGTACGCCAGAAGAAATTCGCAATAACCCCGAGGTGATTAAAGCCTACTTGGGCGAGTTTTAG
- a CDS encoding ATP-binding cassette domain-containing protein, translating to MLELKNVSTHYGPIQALHDVSVKVDQGEIVSLIGANGAGKTTLLMTLCGDPRASSGQVLFDGKDITNSQTHDIMRGDIAVVPEGRRIFSRLTVEENLHMGAFFATKEQTAERIEEVYSLFPRLLERVSQRAGTMSGGEQQMLAIGRALMSNPRLLLLDEPSLGLAPIIIQQIFDIVEQLRQRGMTVFLVEQNANQALRLADRGYVLENGRIVLEDTGDNLLVNEDVRKAYLGA from the coding sequence ATGTTAGAGTTAAAAAATGTTTCAACCCACTACGGCCCAATTCAAGCTCTGCACGATGTAAGTGTCAAGGTGGACCAAGGCGAGATTGTGAGTTTAATTGGCGCAAATGGCGCAGGTAAAACCACCTTGTTAATGACCTTGTGTGGCGATCCGCGTGCTAGCAGTGGCCAAGTTTTGTTTGACGGTAAAGACATCACCAATAGTCAAACTCACGACATTATGCGTGGCGACATTGCTGTGGTGCCAGAAGGCCGCCGGATTTTCTCGCGTTTAACCGTAGAAGAAAACCTGCACATGGGCGCGTTTTTTGCGACCAAAGAACAGACAGCAGAGCGCATCGAAGAAGTTTATAGCTTGTTCCCGCGTTTGCTCGAGCGGGTTAGTCAGCGTGCCGGCACTATGTCTGGTGGTGAGCAACAAATGTTAGCCATTGGCCGAGCATTAATGAGTAACCCTCGTTTGCTGCTATTAGATGAGCCTTCCTTAGGTTTAGCGCCGATTATCATTCAGCAGATTTTTGATATTGTTGAGCAATTGCGCCAACGTGGCATGACGGTATTTTTGGTAGAACAAAATGCTAACCAAGCATTGCGTTTAGCAGACCGTGGTTACGTGCTTGAAAACGGCCGTATTGTATTGGAAGACACCGGCGATAACCTCTTGGTTAACGAGGATGTGCGTAAAGCCTACCTCGGCGCTTAA
- the glpE gene encoding thiosulfate sulfurtransferase GlpE, protein MEQFEQIDVNGAQQKLASEGAVLLDMRDPQSFSQAHPVNAFHLSDGSLNQLISETEFDTPLIVMCYHGISSQGAAQYLIHQGFEEVYSLQGGFEAWRLVAPFESGDAE, encoded by the coding sequence ATGGAACAGTTCGAACAAATTGATGTAAATGGCGCTCAGCAAAAGCTCGCTTCAGAAGGCGCGGTATTGCTAGATATGCGTGATCCGCAGTCTTTTTCTCAAGCACACCCCGTTAATGCCTTTCATTTAAGCGACGGCAGTTTAAATCAGCTTATTTCGGAAACCGAGTTTGATACTCCGCTTATTGTTATGTGTTACCACGGGATTTCTAGCCAAGGTGCTGCACAATATCTAATTCACCAAGGCTTTGAAGAAGTTTATAGCCTGCAGGGTGGCTTTGAGGCCTGGCGCCTAGTGGCTCCTTTTGAATCGGGTGATGCTGAGTGA